A genomic stretch from Seriola aureovittata isolate HTS-2021-v1 ecotype China chromosome 13, ASM2101889v1, whole genome shotgun sequence includes:
- the mipol1 gene encoding mirror-image polydactyly gene 1 protein isoform X2, which translates to MYTDNPRLNAELRQRLPSPARQQLINPDRSGTGLSLDHIEWPQASQHLQDHPSSCSPSPLSHRRSVSPVSPLFHRRFVSPLSSRPSGGAGEMEMDPSRDPSPRAESCGDEHGGGGAPRGPGSPGHRRHLVTADGSLHQDVSVGGLQSFDRDRNISFLLKELDALRELNKKLQDQLLQKEKELQRREVEEELREEQREARGWERPAAVLEEVLAAQKDRDQALMSRLLLANEERDEALLRARRLQQAAELERSNLLDSDMDVDELLQCVCDANSVQEVEQFGLILVQRLQLARQRRNDITAQEMKAVMEERDGSVARCKRLEQDLIQEREQRATKEELLRLQREKDGALDDMWQLEAELQVQRADHSFQHLLTPPPSLPVDGVSSMSSSEALSPEALPPQTPPLLVQLQQLSKEKQSVEAELQRCQEAEREAGERVRRLERLVEVLRKKVGTGSLRAVI; encoded by the exons ATAATCCCAGACTGAACGCGGAGCTGCGACAACGTCTGCCTTCACCTGCCAGACAACAACTCATCAACCCTGACAG atCAGGGACCGGTCTGAGTCTGGACCACATCGAGTGGCCTCAGG ctTCCCAGCACCTCCAGGATCATCCAAGCTCCtgctccccctcccctctgtcccacaggagatctgtctctcctgtctcaCCCCTCTTCCACAGGAGGTTTGTCTCTCCATTGTCTTCCAGACCTTCAGGAGGTGCaggggagatggagatggaCCCCAGCAGAGACCCTTCTCCTCGTGCAGAGAGCTGTGGAGATGAACATGGTGGAGGTGGAGCACCCAGAGGACCTGGAAGTCCCGGCCATAGAAGACACCTGGTCACTGCTGACGGCAG TCTTCATCAGGACGTCTCAGTTGGTGGACTCCAGAGTTTTGATCGAGACAGGAACATCTCGTTTCTCCTGAAGGAGCTTGACGCTCTGAGAGAACTCAACAAGAAg CTGCAGGACCAGCTGCTtcagaaggagaaggagctgcagaggagggaggtggaggaggagctgagggaggagcagagggaggccCGAGGCTGGGAGAGACCTGCTG cgGTGTTGGAGGAGGTGTTGGCAGCTCAGAAGGACAGAGATCAGGCTCTGATGTCACGACTCCTGTTGGCCAATGAGGAGAGAGACGAGGCTCTGCTTCGTGCACGCCGACTACAGCAGGCTGCTga gttGGAGAGGTCTAACCTGTTGGACTCTGACATG GATGTGGATGAGCtccttcagtgtgtctgtgatgcCAATTCCGTCCAGGAAGTCGAACAGTTCGGTTTAATTCTGGTCCAGCGTCTGCAGTTGGCACGGCAACGACGGAATGACATCACTGCTCAGGAGATGAAGGCTgtaatggaggagagagacggtTCTGTCGCTAGG TGTAAACGTCTGGAACAGGATCTGAttcaggagagagagcagagggcaaccaag gaggagctgctgaggcttcagagagagaaggatggcGCTCTGGATGACATGTGGCAGCTGGAGGCGGAGCTACAGGTGCAACGAGCCGATCACAG CTTTCAAcacctcctcaccccccccccctcgctgCCGGTTGATGGTGTCTCTTCAATGAGTTCGTCAGAAGCTCTATCTCCTGAGGCCCTGCCCCCTCAGACCCCACCCTTGCtggtccagctgcagcagctatcAAAGGAAAAGCAGAGCGTGGAGGCGGAGCTTCAGCGCTGTCAGGAGGCGGAGCGAGAGGCCGGCGAGAGAGTCCGCAG GTTGGAGCGTCTGGTCGAGGTTCTGAGGAAGAAGGTCGGGACAGGAAGCCTCCGAGCCGTCATCTGA
- the mipol1 gene encoding mirror-image polydactyly gene 1 protein isoform X1, with product MYTDNPRLNAELRQRLPSPARQQLINPDRIKLQRNRGCRTSLRIVFLMFYRSGTGLSLDHIEWPQASQHLQDHPSSCSPSPLSHRRSVSPVSPLFHRRFVSPLSSRPSGGAGEMEMDPSRDPSPRAESCGDEHGGGGAPRGPGSPGHRRHLVTADGSLHQDVSVGGLQSFDRDRNISFLLKELDALRELNKKLQDQLLQKEKELQRREVEEELREEQREARGWERPAAVLEEVLAAQKDRDQALMSRLLLANEERDEALLRARRLQQAAELERSNLLDSDMDVDELLQCVCDANSVQEVEQFGLILVQRLQLARQRRNDITAQEMKAVMEERDGSVARCKRLEQDLIQEREQRATKEELLRLQREKDGALDDMWQLEAELQVQRADHSFQHLLTPPPSLPVDGVSSMSSSEALSPEALPPQTPPLLVQLQQLSKEKQSVEAELQRCQEAEREAGERVRRLERLVEVLRKKVGTGSLRAVI from the exons ATAATCCCAGACTGAACGCGGAGCTGCGACAACGTCTGCCTTCACCTGCCAGACAACAACTCATCAACCCTGACAG aataaaactccagagaaacagaggctGCAGAACTTCATTGAGAATcgtgtttctgatgttttacagatCAGGGACCGGTCTGAGTCTGGACCACATCGAGTGGCCTCAGG ctTCCCAGCACCTCCAGGATCATCCAAGCTCCtgctccccctcccctctgtcccacaggagatctgtctctcctgtctcaCCCCTCTTCCACAGGAGGTTTGTCTCTCCATTGTCTTCCAGACCTTCAGGAGGTGCaggggagatggagatggaCCCCAGCAGAGACCCTTCTCCTCGTGCAGAGAGCTGTGGAGATGAACATGGTGGAGGTGGAGCACCCAGAGGACCTGGAAGTCCCGGCCATAGAAGACACCTGGTCACTGCTGACGGCAG TCTTCATCAGGACGTCTCAGTTGGTGGACTCCAGAGTTTTGATCGAGACAGGAACATCTCGTTTCTCCTGAAGGAGCTTGACGCTCTGAGAGAACTCAACAAGAAg CTGCAGGACCAGCTGCTtcagaaggagaaggagctgcagaggagggaggtggaggaggagctgagggaggagcagagggaggccCGAGGCTGGGAGAGACCTGCTG cgGTGTTGGAGGAGGTGTTGGCAGCTCAGAAGGACAGAGATCAGGCTCTGATGTCACGACTCCTGTTGGCCAATGAGGAGAGAGACGAGGCTCTGCTTCGTGCACGCCGACTACAGCAGGCTGCTga gttGGAGAGGTCTAACCTGTTGGACTCTGACATG GATGTGGATGAGCtccttcagtgtgtctgtgatgcCAATTCCGTCCAGGAAGTCGAACAGTTCGGTTTAATTCTGGTCCAGCGTCTGCAGTTGGCACGGCAACGACGGAATGACATCACTGCTCAGGAGATGAAGGCTgtaatggaggagagagacggtTCTGTCGCTAGG TGTAAACGTCTGGAACAGGATCTGAttcaggagagagagcagagggcaaccaag gaggagctgctgaggcttcagagagagaaggatggcGCTCTGGATGACATGTGGCAGCTGGAGGCGGAGCTACAGGTGCAACGAGCCGATCACAG CTTTCAAcacctcctcaccccccccccctcgctgCCGGTTGATGGTGTCTCTTCAATGAGTTCGTCAGAAGCTCTATCTCCTGAGGCCCTGCCCCCTCAGACCCCACCCTTGCtggtccagctgcagcagctatcAAAGGAAAAGCAGAGCGTGGAGGCGGAGCTTCAGCGCTGTCAGGAGGCGGAGCGAGAGGCCGGCGAGAGAGTCCGCAG GTTGGAGCGTCTGGTCGAGGTTCTGAGGAAGAAGGTCGGGACAGGAAGCCTCCGAGCCGTCATCTGA
- the mipol1 gene encoding mirror-image polydactyly gene 1 protein isoform X3 — MYTDNPRLNAELRQRLPSPARQQLINPDRIKLQRNRGCRTSLRIVFLMFYRSGTGLSLDHIEWPQASQHLQDHPSSCSPSPLSHRRSVSPVSPLFHRRFVSPLSSRPSGGAGEMEMDPSRDPSPRAESCGDEHGGGGAPRGPGSPGHRRHLVTADGSLHQDVSVGGLQSFDRDRNISFLLKELDALRELNKKLQDQLLQKEKELQRREVEEELREEQREARGWERPAAVLEEVLAAQKDRDQALMSRLLLANEERDEALLRARRLQQAAELERSNLLDSDMDVDELLQCVCDANSVQEVEQFGLILVQRLQLARQRRNDITAQEMKAVMEERDGSVARCKRLEQDLIQEREQRATKEELLRLQREKDGALDDMWQLEAELQVQRADHRLHRTGLWWIQMSSGSQLVLAFNTSSPPPPRCRLMVSLQ; from the exons ATAATCCCAGACTGAACGCGGAGCTGCGACAACGTCTGCCTTCACCTGCCAGACAACAACTCATCAACCCTGACAG aataaaactccagagaaacagaggctGCAGAACTTCATTGAGAATcgtgtttctgatgttttacagatCAGGGACCGGTCTGAGTCTGGACCACATCGAGTGGCCTCAGG ctTCCCAGCACCTCCAGGATCATCCAAGCTCCtgctccccctcccctctgtcccacaggagatctgtctctcctgtctcaCCCCTCTTCCACAGGAGGTTTGTCTCTCCATTGTCTTCCAGACCTTCAGGAGGTGCaggggagatggagatggaCCCCAGCAGAGACCCTTCTCCTCGTGCAGAGAGCTGTGGAGATGAACATGGTGGAGGTGGAGCACCCAGAGGACCTGGAAGTCCCGGCCATAGAAGACACCTGGTCACTGCTGACGGCAG TCTTCATCAGGACGTCTCAGTTGGTGGACTCCAGAGTTTTGATCGAGACAGGAACATCTCGTTTCTCCTGAAGGAGCTTGACGCTCTGAGAGAACTCAACAAGAAg CTGCAGGACCAGCTGCTtcagaaggagaaggagctgcagaggagggaggtggaggaggagctgagggaggagcagagggaggccCGAGGCTGGGAGAGACCTGCTG cgGTGTTGGAGGAGGTGTTGGCAGCTCAGAAGGACAGAGATCAGGCTCTGATGTCACGACTCCTGTTGGCCAATGAGGAGAGAGACGAGGCTCTGCTTCGTGCACGCCGACTACAGCAGGCTGCTga gttGGAGAGGTCTAACCTGTTGGACTCTGACATG GATGTGGATGAGCtccttcagtgtgtctgtgatgcCAATTCCGTCCAGGAAGTCGAACAGTTCGGTTTAATTCTGGTCCAGCGTCTGCAGTTGGCACGGCAACGACGGAATGACATCACTGCTCAGGAGATGAAGGCTgtaatggaggagagagacggtTCTGTCGCTAGG TGTAAACGTCTGGAACAGGATCTGAttcaggagagagagcagagggcaaccaag gaggagctgctgaggcttcagagagagaaggatggcGCTCTGGATGACATGTGGCAGCTGGAGGCGGAGCTACAGGTGCAACGAGCCGATCACAG ACTCCACAGGACTGGTCTCTGGTGGATCCAGATGTCTTCCGGGTCTCAGTTGGTTTTAG CTTTCAAcacctcctcaccccccccccctcgctgCCGGTTGATGGTGTCTCTTCAATGA
- the mipol1 gene encoding mirror-image polydactyly gene 1 protein isoform X4 has translation MEMDPSRDPSPRAESCGDEHGGGGAPRGPGSPGHRRHLVTADGSLHQDVSVGGLQSFDRDRNISFLLKELDALRELNKKLQDQLLQKEKELQRREVEEELREEQREARGWERPAAVLEEVLAAQKDRDQALMSRLLLANEERDEALLRARRLQQAAELERSNLLDSDMDVDELLQCVCDANSVQEVEQFGLILVQRLQLARQRRNDITAQEMKAVMEERDGSVARCKRLEQDLIQEREQRATKEELLRLQREKDGALDDMWQLEAELQVQRADHSFQHLLTPPPSLPVDGVSSMSSSEALSPEALPPQTPPLLVQLQQLSKEKQSVEAELQRCQEAEREAGERVRRLERLVEVLRKKVGTGSLRAVI, from the exons atggagatggaCCCCAGCAGAGACCCTTCTCCTCGTGCAGAGAGCTGTGGAGATGAACATGGTGGAGGTGGAGCACCCAGAGGACCTGGAAGTCCCGGCCATAGAAGACACCTGGTCACTGCTGACGGCAG TCTTCATCAGGACGTCTCAGTTGGTGGACTCCAGAGTTTTGATCGAGACAGGAACATCTCGTTTCTCCTGAAGGAGCTTGACGCTCTGAGAGAACTCAACAAGAAg CTGCAGGACCAGCTGCTtcagaaggagaaggagctgcagaggagggaggtggaggaggagctgagggaggagcagagggaggccCGAGGCTGGGAGAGACCTGCTG cgGTGTTGGAGGAGGTGTTGGCAGCTCAGAAGGACAGAGATCAGGCTCTGATGTCACGACTCCTGTTGGCCAATGAGGAGAGAGACGAGGCTCTGCTTCGTGCACGCCGACTACAGCAGGCTGCTga gttGGAGAGGTCTAACCTGTTGGACTCTGACATG GATGTGGATGAGCtccttcagtgtgtctgtgatgcCAATTCCGTCCAGGAAGTCGAACAGTTCGGTTTAATTCTGGTCCAGCGTCTGCAGTTGGCACGGCAACGACGGAATGACATCACTGCTCAGGAGATGAAGGCTgtaatggaggagagagacggtTCTGTCGCTAGG TGTAAACGTCTGGAACAGGATCTGAttcaggagagagagcagagggcaaccaag gaggagctgctgaggcttcagagagagaaggatggcGCTCTGGATGACATGTGGCAGCTGGAGGCGGAGCTACAGGTGCAACGAGCCGATCACAG CTTTCAAcacctcctcaccccccccccctcgctgCCGGTTGATGGTGTCTCTTCAATGAGTTCGTCAGAAGCTCTATCTCCTGAGGCCCTGCCCCCTCAGACCCCACCCTTGCtggtccagctgcagcagctatcAAAGGAAAAGCAGAGCGTGGAGGCGGAGCTTCAGCGCTGTCAGGAGGCGGAGCGAGAGGCCGGCGAGAGAGTCCGCAG GTTGGAGCGTCTGGTCGAGGTTCTGAGGAAGAAGGTCGGGACAGGAAGCCTCCGAGCCGTCATCTGA